Genomic window (Sinorhizobium sojae CCBAU 05684):
GCTCGCCGCCAATTTCAACGAGATGCAGGCGCGGCTCGCCCAGGAGGAAAACGACCTCAAGCGCGCCCATGCGAGGACAACGCGGATCTACAATCTCACGCCTGCGAAACTCTATTCCGTCGACGACGACGATCGGCTGACGGCAGTCAGCGACTATTGGCTGCTTGCAACCGGATACGATCGCGCAAGCGTTATCGGCCGACCCTTCGCCGATTTTCTCGACGAGGCGACGCGAGGCATCTACGAAGGCCGCAGGCGGCACGCGATGGAGGACGTGGAGTCAGACAATGTCACGGTCAAGTTCCGCTGTGCCGATGGCCGCGTGATCGACATCTTGATCAAGGAGGTGCAGGCGGTGGAAGCGGGCGAAACGCTCTCGCTGGCCGTTATGACGGACGTCACGGAGCTGAAGACAGCGGAAGAGCGCAACCATGTTCAGGCGATCACCGATCATCTGACCGGGCTCCTCAACCGCCCGGGCTTTGAGGCGGCGCTCGACCGTGCCCTCCGTCAAACCGCCGAGGACGGCGGGGAACTCGCCTGCCTCCTCATCGATCTCGACCGTTTCAAGCCGATCAACGATAATCTCGGCCATGCGGTCGGCGACGAAGTCCTGCGGCAGATCACCGGCCGGATTCGGGCGCAGGTGCGTTCGGAGGACAAGGTGGGACGACTCGGCGGCGACGAATTCGTCGTGCTCATTCCCGCCGCAAAGGCAAAGAAAGCTGCGCTTCAAATCTCCAAACGCATCGCCTCGGCCTGTACGAAACCCATTTTCGTCGACGGCAACCGCCTCTCGCTAAGCGCCAGCATCGGCATTTCACTTTACCCGTCGCAGGCGAAAACCGCCGCGGAACTACTGCAGAAATCCGACCTGGCGATGTATGCCCGCAAGCACAACGGCAAGAACGGGACGAAATTGTTCGATCCGGTCATGGCGAGCCTCGCGCAGGAGCGGCTCAAGATTGAGAGATATATCGAAACAGGGCTCAGCGAAGGCTGGTTCGAGGCCCATCTCCAGCCGATCGTCGATCTCGAATCCGGGCAGGTGGCGGGTTTCGAAGCGCTAATGCGCCTCAATCATCCAGATCACGGTCTTTTGCCCCCGGGAGACATCATACGCGTTGCCGAGGAGACCGGCACGATCAAGCAGATCGGCGAGCGCGTATTCGAAAAGGCGGTGGCCCACCTCGCGCGCCTTTCCGCACTGCCCGGTTTGGAAGACGCCTATCTGGCCGTCAATGTGTCGCCCCTGCAGTTTTCCGCGGAACTACCGGCGAGCACCTTTGCCGTGTTGATGAAATGGGGCATCACCCCCTCGCGCATCGTGATTGAAATCACGGAAGCCGTGCTGATGCACGACAGTCCGGACGTGCGGGAGGTTCTGGAGGCATTGAGCACCTCGGGCATCAAAATCGCCCTCGACGATTTCGGCACGGGCTACTCCTCGCTCAGCTATCTGCTTCATTTCCCCGTCAACACGATCAAGATCGACCAGTCCTTCACCCGCTCGTTGACCGACGAGGACCAAGCCGTTCGCAAAAAGGTACGCATGCTGGTGACGGGCATCAACACCGTAGCGCACGAACTGCACTGCCGGATCATCGCCGAGGGAATCGAGACGGAAGGCCAGTTGAAGGAACTCCGTGCGATGGGCGTGAGCTACGGACAGGGCTTTCATCTCGGACGGCCTCAGCCCGTCGAGACCATCGAAGCCGAACTGAAACGCGCTTTGCCAAGGACCATAGGATGAAACGGTTTCTCTCCCTGCTTGCGGCTCTCCTCCCGCTCGCGGCGCAAGCTGCCGAGCTGAAAATGGTGACGGAATCCTATCCGCCCTTCAACTATCGAGAAGGTGACACTTATAAGGGCGCCTCCGTCGACCAGGTGAGACTGTTGATGTCGGACGCGGGCATCGATCACACGATGGAGATGATGCCGTGGGCGCGGGCGCTTTTTCTCGCCGAAAACCACCAGATGCATTGCGTCTTCACGACCGTTCATAATCAGGAGCGCGATCGGCGCTTCAAATGGGTCGAGCCCCTTCTGACAAGCCGCACCGTCCTGATCCGCAAGGCCGGCTCGCAGGCCAATCCGAAAAGTCTGGAAGAGGCGAAGGCTTTCCGGGTTGGAACGCAGCGTGACGACTTCACCCAGACCATCCTCGAGCAGAACGGGTTTCCGCGCATCGATCTCGCCACGGATCTGCAACTGACGCTCAAGAAGCTGATGACGGGCCGGATCGACCTGATGCCGATCTCGGAGAAATATTACGACAGGCTCACGCGCGAGGGTCAGCCGATCGAATCCGCCTTGGTCCTCGCCGAAGATGTCTATTCGATCGCATGCAATCCCTCCGTCCCCGACGCGTTGATCGGCCGAATGCAAAAGAGCCTCGACAAGATCATCGCCGACGGCACGCAGCAACGTCTCTTTGAAAGATACGGCCTGGCGGGCGATCAGCACGAATAAGCCGGGTCCATTGGCGCAAAGCCGGCGGCGTGCTTGAACGCGCGGCATCATGAAATTGCGTCCGAAAGCGCGATGCGTAGATCGAAAGACTATAGCCTCGTTTGGGCGTCCAATGACGCACGGCGCTTGGGAGCGGGCAAGTCCGCTCGCGTCAGACCGTCAGGCCAGTGTCGCCAACACGCCGCGGCAGTCTCATGATCTCGCTCTTCGGCAGAGGTCTGCTATAGAGGAAACCTTGGGCGGCCTCGCATCCGTTCGCCGCCAAAAACGCCGCCTGCCCGACGGTCTCGACGCCTTCCGCAACCACATTCTGACCGAGGCATCGGGCAATCGACAGGATGGCCTTCACCAGCTCGGCACTGCTTTTGTTGGTGCTGTTGATGAACGACCGGTCGATCTTGAGCGTGTCGATCGGATAACGCGAGAGATAATTCAGCGCCGAATAGCCGGTACCGAAGTCGTCAATGGCGATGGAAATCCCCATGGACCGCAGCCTCGAAAGGGTCTCCAGCGTCCCGTCCTTCTCGTTGAGAAGCAGGCTCTCGGTTATTTCGATTTCGATCCATTCCGCACGGCAGCCGGTCATTTCCAGGCAGTCGGCGACCGTCTTTGACAGGTCCTGGCACTGGAACTCCCTGGCGGAGAGGTTGATCGCCACCTTGTGCAGCGGCAGACCGTCGGCGTTCAGCTCGGTGGCGGTCTCGCAGGCCTCGCGCAGCACCCAATGCCCCAGTTCGGTGATCAACCCCGTCTCTTCGGCTATTCGGATGAACTGATCCGGGGGGATCATCCCCCTCTTCGGGTGGCGCCATCTAAGCAGGGCTTCCGAGCCGAAGATGGTGCCGTTCTGCAGATGCACCTTCGGCTGGTAGTGCAACTCCAGTTCGCCGCGCTCGATAGCGCGCCGCAGTTCCGATTCGAGCGTGAGCCGCTCTTCGGCGCTGGCCGTCAGGTCCTTGGAATAAAAGCGGAAGTCGTTACGGCCGGAGCGCTTCGCCAAGTACATGGCGGAATCGGCATATTTCACCAGATCATCGGCATCTGTGCTGTCGTCGGGATAGAACGCGATGCCGATGCTGCAGGAGACGAAGACCTCCTTGCCGTCGAGCAGGAAGCGCTCGTTGAACTTTTCCAGCATCCTGCCGGCGATACGGCTGATATCCTCTTCCTGCCGGATTTCCGGCAGCAGGATCGCGAACTCGTCCCCGCCGAGCCGCGCAACGGTGTCGCGATCGCGCACGCTCGCCTTGAGCCGCTCGGCGGCCTGGCAGAGCAACTCGTCCCCCACGGGATGCCCCATTGTGTCGTTGACCGCCTTGAAATGATCGATATCGATGAGCATCACGCCCGACCGCCGGTCGTTCGAGGAGGCATCGGCGATCATCTGCCGGAGGCGGTCGTTGAAAAGCGCTCGGTTCGGCAAGGCGGTGAGCGGATCGTAGAAGGCCATCTGGTGGATCTTCTGGCGCGACGCATTCAACTCCGTAATGTCGCGCGCAACGCCAAGGATCGCCGTTGCCTGGCCGTCGGGACCGAGTACCGGCACCTTTCGCGTTTCGAGGCGGATGCGCTCGCCGGTATCCCTGTGCGTGGCCCATTCCTCCTCGACGATGATGCGACCGGCATCGACAGTCGCTCTATCCGTTTCGCGGAAGAATTGCGCCCTTTCAGCGTCGAACAGATCGTAATCCGTCTTACCGACAATGTCCGCTTCCGCGTAGCCGAACAATCGTTCGAATGCGTGGTTGCACAGAAGATACGCGCCCTCGATGCTCTTCAACCACACGATGTCCGGAATAGTCTGGAGCACGCCGAGAAGCTGCGTGCGCACTTCGTTGACCGCCTCTTCCGCTCGCTTGCGCTCGGTGACGTCACGCGACAGCACGAGGAAGGTACTCGCGGATGGGTCGGTCGTGGGCCTCTTCGCCACGGAATGCTCGAACCAGCGCGTCTCTCCGCTCGGCAGCATGATGCGCAGACAGCTGCCATAGGAGGCACCGCCTTCATCCGCCTCGCGAATGGCCTCCATGGCAATGGCGGCCTGGTCCGGCGGCAGGACGTCTCCGATCGTCCTGCCGAGCAGCGTCTCCCTTTGCTGGGCCAGGTGTTCCGGGTTCTTCGTCCAGACCTGGAGGTAACGTCCTTCCAGGTCCACCTCGAACAGGATGTCGGGAATGGCTGCGACCACCCCTTCGGCAAATTCCAGCGCTTGCTTGAGCTTCTGTTCCGTCTGCTTGCGCTCGGTGATGTCCAGCATGGCGCCGATCAAACCGGCCGGCTCACCTTGTTCGTTGGTAAAGACGGCCTTGTTGAAGACGACGTCGCGCTGGTCACCGCCAGCGGTCGAGACCGTCGATTCGTATTGCTGGATGCCACCCTCTCTGAAGAGAGCCGCATCCTGTGCCGAATACGTCTCCGCGAGATCCTGAGGACTGATATCGAAGACGCTTTTCCCGATGATTTGATCCCTTGTACCGCCAAGGAAATTCTCGAAAGCCTGGTTGCAGCCCATATAGCGTCCTTGCCGGTTCTTGTAGAAGACAGGAACGGGAAGCGCCTCGAGCAGGGATTCGAAGGGATCGCCGCCCTGACTGCGCCCGGCTTGATCGTGGGTGACGCCGTTTCGAGCGAGGAGCGATGCACCTGCCTCGCCGGGCGCGGATCGCTTGAATTCCAACGCGATCTCCTTGCCTCCATCGGCAGCGAGACTGACAGTGACGCTTACATCGCCCCCTTCCCGCAAGGATCGTCGCAATCCGGCAAGTAGCGCGACGACATCATCGCGATCGCCGAGGCCCAGGAGCAAGGCAACGTCCTGCGCAATCGCGACGTATTCCGATCCTGGTGACGCCTCCGCGCAGGCGGAGACGCCGCTCCGGCCTTCCTCCCCGTTCCGCCGCAACAATCTCGCTCGCCCACGCGACAAGTCCTGGCCTCTCCTGAGTGACGCTTTTGGCGAGGGGGATCGCAACTTCACGCAGGTTCTCCTGACGGCAGCGGCGACGGGAGGTTTCATGCATCCGGTCGGCATTGGAATGGCCGCACAATTCATTCGGGCGGGTAGAAAGCCTGTGCATCACCGGCCCCGCATCTCCGATACTGGGGGCCGCAGCGCATTAGACATATGTGAGTGGAGATTAATAAAGCGCTGCATTCTCGAACACGCCGAGCCTTGGATGCGCAATATGGATGATTGTTCGCAATGTGGACTACAACCCGCATTGCGTGCATTCATCCAAGCGGCGAAGTCGGCGGCCCTTGACGTGCGTAGGTTGCTTCCGGCAACCAGCCAATTCTGGAGCCGTTCAAGGGCAATTTCCTTCAATACCGCGCCGGCCCTTCGTCCCTATTCCGGCAGTCCCGAGGACAATGCTTGAGGACCATCCGTGACCCGTTGCGCTTTCGTAATCGACCAAAACCTGCCGCGCGGGCTGATCGCCAATACCGCCGCCATATTGGCGATGACGCTCGGCCGCGATCGGCCTGATCTCGTGGGGCATGCGGTCCACGACGCCGACGGCATTCGCCATGAGGGGATCACGACAATCGTCATGCCGATCCTGATGTCGGATGCCAACGGCCTCGCGGCACTACGTGGCCGTGCCGCCTCGAACGAGCCCGCCGGTCTGTGTCTCGTCGATGTGACGGAGGCGGCACAGCGGGCGAAGGACTATCAGGCCTATGAAATCCGCATCGGTCGTATGCGGCGTGACGATCTGCGCTATCTCGGCCTCTGCCTTCACGGGCCGGCCGCGCTGGTGCGCTCGCTGACAGGCGACCTGCCGTTGTTGCGATAGGTATGCCGATGTCCCTTGCGCTCTATCTTTCCATGTCCTCCTTCGCCCTTGCCGCCTCGATTTCGCCCGGGCCGGTCAACATCGTTGCGCTCACGACCGGTCTGCATCACGGTTTCCGCGCAAGCCTGCGGCACGTCACCGGCGCGACGGTCGGCTTCACGGCGCTCCTGCTCCTCGGCGGTTTCGGCATTGCGGAAGTGCTGCTGCGATGGCCGGGTGCAACCCGTCTCATCGGCGGCGCCGGCGTGGCTTTCCTTCTCTATCTGGCATGGAACCTTTGGGTCTCCGACGGGCGGACATCGGCGGGCCTCGCGACGCAGCCGCCGTCGATCGCGGCCGGCTTCACCCAACAATGGCTCAACCCGAAAGCCTGGATCGCGGCGATTGCCGGCATGGGCGCCTTTGGAACGGGCGGCGGCACCTTGCGGATCTGCTTGTTCGCCGCACTTTACTTTGCGATCTGCTATGCCTCGATCGCCGCCTGGGCCTATGCCGGCGCCCGCCTGCGCCATTATCTCGACGACGCCCGGCGCGTGCGGGCCTTCAATCGGGCGATGGCGGCGCTGCTCGCGCTCAGCGCTGCCTACCTGGCCCTCGGAGGATGATTGGATGAGCGCCACGCCTGTGCATATCGGCGCGGCGTCGTCGCCACATGCTGTTTGAAGACCCGCTGGAAATGCGCCTGATCGGCAAAGCCCGCCGACAGGGCCACGTCGACGATTGGCCTGCCGCGGCGCAATTCGCTCTGGCCGAACCGGATGCGTCGGTTGACCTGATAGGCGTGCGGCGTCATCCCATAGCGGGCCCTGAAGGCGCGGACCAGATAGCTCGGAGAAAGCCCCGAGACGTCGGCGATGTCCTTCAGCCGCAGCCGGCTGGTGCAATTGTCGCTGATAAAGGCAGCGGCACGCGCCAGGTTCGGATGTGCCGGCAGCACGCGCGCGTCGATGCGCTCCAGGCAGCCATGCAGCTCGGCAAAGAAGGCGGCCGCCGCACATTCCTTGGCGAGCGTCTCCGCATCTATGTCGAAGAGCACGTCGAACAAGCCGTCGAGGCGGCGATAGACATCAGGGTCCGCGCTCGTCGCCGCAGCGTAGGGCCGAAACTCCGCAGCCTCGTTCTGGTCGGCCAGCCAGTGTGGATCCACGTAGAGCATGCGATAGGCCCAGGGCGATCCCTTGAGCGGATTGCAGGCATGCGCCTCCTCCGGATTCATGAGTACGACCGTGCCCGCCATGACTTCGTGCCGCAGGCATCCATTCCGGTAGCTGCTCCGTCCGGCCGTCACCACGCCGATTGAAAAGGTTGGATGGCTGTGCACGCCATAGCAGGCATTGCGCCCATCGGCGATCTGGCGCGCCTCCAGAAAGGGAAGCGCCCGATCGCGCCAGAAGTGATGGGGTTCGACGGGCCGGCGGCTCATATTAATCTCACGTATCGCTGACGTCATACAGATAACCCGCACCACGACCACATGCCAGCGGCATTGGCAAAGGATCTCCACGCGCTCAAATCCGGGAATTGCGCGGGCAGCCGCGACCGCGGGAGAAGCACGCAGGCGACCGCTTCGTGCAATGCTCCTGAAAAGTAGCCCCGCGAAGTCATAAAAACTTTCACTCGTATGTTGCAATGCGGTAGTATTTTGCTAAGGTGCATGCTTCACTTTACCACCTCTAGAGGTTGTGCCATGAAGGATTCTGTCTGGTCAGACAACCGCAATTTCCAACGCACCGCCGCAAGAAAAAAGCGCCCTGTCGACAGACTTGCGAAGCGTGGGTTCGACATCGGCGGCGCTTCCCTGGGACTTGTCTTCTTGGCCCCTTTGCTCGTTCTGCTTGCCTGCCTGGTCATGTTTTCCGACGGTGGGCCCGCGCTGCAAAGACATCTTCGGGTCGGGCGCGGCGGCTCAATCTTTACCTGCCTGACGTTCCGCACCACGACGGCCGAGGGGGAAGCCGGGCCGACGAGCCCACAGTCGCACCGCCCGGCCGAACACGCAGAACACGCTTTGCGCCTTACTCCGGTCGGTGCGGTGCTCACACGACTCGGGCTCGTCGACCTGCCGCAGTTCATCAATGTCCTTCGCGGAGACATGAGCTTCGTCGGGCCACGGCCGGTTGCACCGGGGGCATCTGAACTCATCGGAAGCGCCGGGGAGTTCTACCTGGAATCACGGCCGGGAATGACGGGGCCATGGCGGGCGGGCGCGAGCGAGGAGAACGCCCCCGCGCATCGGCCGACCCTCACCCGGCGTTACGTCGAGACCTGGTCGTTCTTCAACGATTTGCGTATCATTGCCAAATCGGTCACGGCGGCCTGCTTGACGCGGAGCAACTGAAATAGCCGGGGGACGTGAATCAGCTGGCGGCCCGCTCCCACGCTTGCCCGCACGGCTTAGCCTAGATGAGGTTGGCGGTGATCCAATAAAACCGAGTGCGCTCCGAGATTAAGAGAAGGCTAGTCAATGGTCCTGGAAATCCGCCCAGACAAAATCGCCGGAGAGCATTTCGACGTTATCGTGATCGGCTCCGGCTTTGGCTCGGCCTTTTTCCTGCACGGTTTTCTCCAACGACGCAGAGCGCGCATTCTCCTCCTCGAGTGGGGGCGCCACAATTCGCATGCGTGGCAGCTCGAACATGGGGCCAATACCGACCTCAAGGACGAGCAGACCTATAGCAGCAACGCGACAAAGCCGTGGAATTATACGATCGGACTTGGCGGCGGAACGAACTGTTGGTTCGCACAGACGCCCCGGCTGCATCCGAATGATTTTCGGCTGAAGAGCCTTTACGGAGTCGGCCAGGATTGGCCGATCGGTTATGAAGACCTCGAGCCGTTTTATTGCGAGGCGGAAACGGTCATGTCCATATCGGGCGATCCTGACATGGCCGCGATCATGCCGCGATCAAGGCCCTTCCCGCAGCCGCCGCATCGCATGTCGACGCCGGATCGCCTGATGAAGGCGGCCCAGCCGGATCGGCATTTTGTCATGCCGACGGCGCGTGCGCGTGTCGCGACGGAAACGCGATCGGCCTGCTGCGCCTCGCTTCGCTGTTGGCTCTGCCCGGCGGATGCAAAATTCACCGCGAACAACGGACTGATGCATGTGTTCGAGCACCCGGACATATCCGTTTGCCTCGGCTCGGAAGTGCGCCGGCTGGACCATTCCGCCGGTTCCGTCCGGGCGGTGACGTTCCGCCATGGCGGCACGGAGCATGTGGTCACCGGCGATCTCTTCGTGCTCGGCGCCAATGGAATCCAGAGCGCAGCGATCATGCTCAGGTCCGGCCTTGGCGGCGAATTCGTGGGGCGCGGCCTGCACGAATCCTATGGCCGCAACCTCGAGGCCTATCTCGATGGCGTCGATAATTTCGATGGCAGTACGATCACCACGGGCCTGAATTTCGGCCTCTATGACGGAGAACACCGGTCGAAACAAGGCGCCGCGCTCGTCTATTTCGAAAATCGCTGGCAGCATGGCTTGCGGGCCGAAAAGGGCCGGCTGCGCCAGACCCTACCGCTTGTGATCGTCACCGAAGACCTGTTGGAAGCGGAGAACTTCGTCAGTCTCGACGAGAGCGAAAACGCCTTCATCAAC
Coding sequences:
- a CDS encoding DUF2000 domain-containing protein codes for the protein MTRCAFVIDQNLPRGLIANTAAILAMTLGRDRPDLVGHAVHDADGIRHEGITTIVMPILMSDANGLAALRGRAASNEPAGLCLVDVTEAAQRAKDYQAYEIRIGRMRRDDLRYLGLCLHGPAALVRSLTGDLPLLR
- a CDS encoding LysE family translocator; the protein is MSLALYLSMSSFALAASISPGPVNIVALTTGLHHGFRASLRHVTGATVGFTALLLLGGFGIAEVLLRWPGATRLIGGAGVAFLLYLAWNLWVSDGRTSAGLATQPPSIAAGFTQQWLNPKAWIAAIAGMGAFGTGGGTLRICLFAALYFAICYASIAAWAYAGARLRHYLDDARRVRAFNRAMAALLALSAAYLALGG
- a CDS encoding GMC oxidoreductase codes for the protein MVLEIRPDKIAGEHFDVIVIGSGFGSAFFLHGFLQRRRARILLLEWGRHNSHAWQLEHGANTDLKDEQTYSSNATKPWNYTIGLGGGTNCWFAQTPRLHPNDFRLKSLYGVGQDWPIGYEDLEPFYCEAETVMSISGDPDMAAIMPRSRPFPQPPHRMSTPDRLMKAAQPDRHFVMPTARARVATETRSACCASLRCWLCPADAKFTANNGLMHVFEHPDISVCLGSEVRRLDHSAGSVRAVTFRHGGTEHVVTGDLFVLGANGIQSAAIMLRSGLGGEFVGRGLHESYGRNLEAYLDGVDNFDGSTITTGLNFGLYDGEHRSKQGAALVYFENRWQHGLRAEKGRLRQTLPLVIVTEDLLEAENFVSLDESENAFINYKGAADYAVAGMARALEKLPEVLAPLPVEKIMDRGIRGTESHVQGTLRMGRDRSDSVVDRGLVHHEFRNLVIVGTSTFPSCSCANPSLTAAALSLRAASHIA
- a CDS encoding sugar transferase, whose amino-acid sequence is MKDSVWSDNRNFQRTAARKKRPVDRLAKRGFDIGGASLGLVFLAPLLVLLACLVMFSDGGPALQRHLRVGRGGSIFTCLTFRTTTAEGEAGPTSPQSHRPAEHAEHALRLTPVGAVLTRLGLVDLPQFINVLRGDMSFVGPRPVAPGASELIGSAGEFYLESRPGMTGPWRAGASEENAPAHRPTLTRRYVETWSFFNDLRIIAKSVTAACLTRSN
- a CDS encoding putative bifunctional diguanylate cyclase/phosphodiesterase produces the protein MNTHSVESRFILIVAGVLLLLIAPLFVLFFHLSNERAYRDVVDHGQVLLKANSLALGKPLWDFDEESVRQIARTILADGSVAAVRVHEISGGLDIRLPDGADEKDASGLLLSTPVLYHSVDGIKTVGSLEVTIRRRELLAYFQIDDAVYIGIFLFSIVIITAAAIVGNRMMVTRPLLRLTHAIEATRRLGSRHLVDWVSADEMGTLAANFNEMQARLAQEENDLKRAHARTTRIYNLTPAKLYSVDDDDRLTAVSDYWLLATGYDRASVIGRPFADFLDEATRGIYEGRRRHAMEDVESDNVTVKFRCADGRVIDILIKEVQAVEAGETLSLAVMTDVTELKTAEERNHVQAITDHLTGLLNRPGFEAALDRALRQTAEDGGELACLLIDLDRFKPINDNLGHAVGDEVLRQITGRIRAQVRSEDKVGRLGGDEFVVLIPAAKAKKAALQISKRIASACTKPIFVDGNRLSLSASIGISLYPSQAKTAAELLQKSDLAMYARKHNGKNGTKLFDPVMASLAQERLKIERYIETGLSEGWFEAHLQPIVDLESGQVAGFEALMRLNHPDHGLLPPGDIIRVAEETGTIKQIGERVFEKAVAHLARLSALPGLEDAYLAVNVSPLQFSAELPASTFAVLMKWGITPSRIVIEITEAVLMHDSPDVREVLEALSTSGIKIALDDFGTGYSSLSYLLHFPVNTIKIDQSFTRSLTDEDQAVRKKVRMLVTGINTVAHELHCRIIAEGIETEGQLKELRAMGVSYGQGFHLGRPQPVETIEAELKRALPRTIG
- a CDS encoding substrate-binding periplasmic protein → MKRFLSLLAALLPLAAQAAELKMVTESYPPFNYREGDTYKGASVDQVRLLMSDAGIDHTMEMMPWARALFLAENHQMHCVFTTVHNQERDRRFKWVEPLLTSRTVLIRKAGSQANPKSLEEAKAFRVGTQRDDFTQTILEQNGFPRIDLATDLQLTLKKLMTGRIDLMPISEKYYDRLTREGQPIESALVLAEDVYSIACNPSVPDALIGRMQKSLDKIIADGTQQRLFERYGLAGDQHE
- a CDS encoding AraC family transcriptional regulator, encoding MSRRPVEPHHFWRDRALPFLEARQIADGRNACYGVHSHPTFSIGVVTAGRSSYRNGCLRHEVMAGTVVLMNPEEAHACNPLKGSPWAYRMLYVDPHWLADQNEAAEFRPYAAATSADPDVYRRLDGLFDVLFDIDAETLAKECAAAAFFAELHGCLERIDARVLPAHPNLARAAAFISDNCTSRLRLKDIADVSGLSPSYLVRAFRARYGMTPHAYQVNRRIRFGQSELRRGRPIVDVALSAGFADQAHFQRVFKQHVATTPRRYAQAWRSSNHPPRAR
- a CDS encoding sensor domain-containing protein → MLLGLGDRDDVVALLAGLRRSLREGGDVSVTVSLAADGGKEIALEFKRSAPGEAGASLLARNGVTHDQAGRSQGGDPFESLLEALPVPVFYKNRQGRYMGCNQAFENFLGGTRDQIIGKSVFDISPQDLAETYSAQDAALFREGGIQQYESTVSTAGGDQRDVVFNKAVFTNEQGEPAGLIGAMLDITERKQTEQKLKQALEFAEGVVAAIPDILFEVDLEGRYLQVWTKNPEHLAQQRETLLGRTIGDVLPPDQAAIAMEAIREADEGGASYGSCLRIMLPSGETRWFEHSVAKRPTTDPSASTFLVLSRDVTERKRAEEAVNEVRTQLLGVLQTIPDIVWLKSIEGAYLLCNHAFERLFGYAEADIVGKTDYDLFDAERAQFFRETDRATVDAGRIIVEEEWATHRDTGERIRLETRKVPVLGPDGQATAILGVARDITELNASRQKIHQMAFYDPLTALPNRALFNDRLRQMIADASSNDRRSGVMLIDIDHFKAVNDTMGHPVGDELLCQAAERLKASVRDRDTVARLGGDEFAILLPEIRQEEDISRIAGRMLEKFNERFLLDGKEVFVSCSIGIAFYPDDSTDADDLVKYADSAMYLAKRSGRNDFRFYSKDLTASAEERLTLESELRRAIERGELELHYQPKVHLQNGTIFGSEALLRWRHPKRGMIPPDQFIRIAEETGLITELGHWVLREACETATELNADGLPLHKVAINLSAREFQCQDLSKTVADCLEMTGCRAEWIEIEITESLLLNEKDGTLETLSRLRSMGISIAIDDFGTGYSALNYLSRYPIDTLKIDRSFINSTNKSSAELVKAILSIARCLGQNVVAEGVETVGQAAFLAANGCEAAQGFLYSRPLPKSEIMRLPRRVGDTGLTV